One Prinia subflava isolate CZ2003 ecotype Zambia chromosome 8, Cam_Psub_1.2, whole genome shotgun sequence DNA window includes the following coding sequences:
- the FGF22 gene encoding fibroblast growth factor 22 isoform X2 has translation MNGRHCPSPRPAHSPPLPRPRPPIPGRSRRRGRSPVAAVAMAHRPSPAARPPPAAMRRGGPAAIAACLAGALAVLAGPGPGPGSATGTGRRPPRSYGHLEGDVRWRRLFSATRFFLRIDGGGGVEGTRWRERPGSIVEIRSVRVGVVAIRAVHTGFYLAMNKRGRLYGSEFSPNCKFTERIEENGYNTYASLRWRHRGRPMFLSLNSKGRPQRGGKTRRQHLSTHFLPMLVS, from the exons ATGAATGGGaggcactgccccagcccccgccccgcccaTTCGCCGCCACTgccccgcccccggccgccCATCCCCGGCCGCTCGCGCCGTCGGGGCCGGTCGCCGGTCGCCGCCGTGGCCATGGCCCATCGCCCGtcccccgccgcccgcccgccgcccgccgccatgAGGCGCGGGGGCCCCGCCGCCATCGCCGCCTGCCTCGCCGGGGCACTCGCCGTGCTGGCGGgaccggggccggggccgggcagtGCCACCGGGACCGGCCGGCGGCCTCCCCGCAGCTACGGGCATCTGGAGGGCGACGTGCGCTGGCGGCGGCTCTTCTCCGCCACCCGCTTCTTCCTGCGCATCGACGGCGGCGGCGGCGTGGAGGGGACGCGCTGGAGGGAGCGGCCGGGCA GCATCGTGGAGATCCGGTCGGTGCGTGTGGGCGTCGTGGCCATCCGGGCGGTGCACACCGGCTTCTACCTGGCCATGAACAAGCGGGGGAGGCTCTACGGGTCG GAGTTCAGCCCCAACTGCAAGTTCACGGAGCGCATCGAAGAGAACGGCTACAACACCTACGCGTCGCTGCGCTGGCGGCACCGCGGCCGCCCCATGTTCCTCTCCCTCAATAGCAAGGGCAGGCCACAGAGAGGGGGCAAGACACGCCGGCAGCACCTCTCCACACACTTCCTCCCCATGCTCGTCAGCTGA
- the RNF126 gene encoding E3 ubiquitin-protein ligase RNF126 has protein sequence MAEASPQPGRFFCHCCSAEIAPRLPDYICPRCESGFIEELPEEPRNADNETSSSTSATDQSRHPFENVDQHLFTLPQSYGQFAFGFFDDSFEFPFASNVQAEDNRDSENRREREHQSRHRYGARQPRARLATRRASGRHEGVPTLEGIIQQLVNGIIAPTTIPNLGLGPWGVLHSNPMDYAWGANGLDAIITQLLNQFENTGPPPADKEKIQALPTIQITQEHVDSGLECPVCKEDYTVGENVRQLPCNHLFHDGCIVPWLEQHDTCPVCRKSLSGQNTATNPPGLTGMNFSSSSSSSSSSSSPSNENSSNNS, from the exons ATGGCGGAGGCGTCGCCGCAGCCGGGCCGGTtcttctgccactgctgctcgGCCGAGATCGCCCCGCGCCTGCCC GACTACATCTGCCCACGGTGTGAGTCTGGTTTCATTGAAGAGCTTCCTGAGGAGCCAAG GAATGCTGACAATGAGACCAGCTCCTCTACATCAGCCACTGATCAGAGCAGACATCCTTTTGAG aACGTGGATCAGCACTTGTTCACCTTGCCCCAGAGCTACGGCCAGTTTGCTTTCGGGTTCTTTGACGACAGCTTCGAGTTTCCCTTCGCCTCCAACGTGCAGGCGGAGGACAACCGGGACTCGGAGAACCGGCGGGAGCGCGAGCACCAGTCCCGGCACCGCTACGGCGCCCGGCAGCCCCGCGCCCGCCTGGCCACGCGCCGAGCCTCGGGCAGGCACGAGGGCGTGCCCACGCTGGAAGG AATTATCCAGCAGCTGGTCAATGGAATTATTGCACCGACCACAATTCCAAACCTAGGCCTGGGCCCTTG GGGAGTCCTGCACTCAAATCCGATGGACTACGCCTGGGGTGCCAACGGCCTGGATGCGATTATCACACAG TTACTGAATCAGTTTGAAAACACTGGACCGCCTCCAGCGGACAAAGAGAAGATCCAAGCCCTCCCCACCATACAGATCACACAGGAGCACGTAG ATTCCGGGTTGGAGTGCCCTGTGTGTAAGGAAGATTACACAGTCGGGGAGAACGTGCGGCAGTTACCGTGCAATCACCTGTTCCACGACGGCTGCATCGTCccctggctggagcag CATGACACGTGTCCCGTCTGCCGGAAAAGTTTAAGTGGACAAAACACTGCCACAAACCCCCCAGGACTCACAGGGATGAACTTCTcgtcatcctcctcctcctcctcttcctccagctcACCAAGTAATGAAAACTCATCGAACAACTCATGA
- the FGF22 gene encoding fibroblast growth factor 22 isoform X1, translating to MNGRHCPSPRPAHSPPLPRPRPPIPGRSRRRGRSPVAAVAMAHRPSPAARPPPAAMRRGGPAAIAACLAGALAVLAGPGPGPGSATGTGRRPPRSYGHLEGDVRWRRLFSATRFFLRIDGGGGVEGTRWRERPGSIVEIRSVRVGVVAIRAVHTGFYLAMNKRGRLYGSKEFSPNCKFTERIEENGYNTYASLRWRHRGRPMFLSLNSKGRPQRGGKTRRQHLSTHFLPMLVS from the exons ATGAATGGGaggcactgccccagcccccgccccgcccaTTCGCCGCCACTgccccgcccccggccgccCATCCCCGGCCGCTCGCGCCGTCGGGGCCGGTCGCCGGTCGCCGCCGTGGCCATGGCCCATCGCCCGtcccccgccgcccgcccgccgcccgccgccatgAGGCGCGGGGGCCCCGCCGCCATCGCCGCCTGCCTCGCCGGGGCACTCGCCGTGCTGGCGGgaccggggccggggccgggcagtGCCACCGGGACCGGCCGGCGGCCTCCCCGCAGCTACGGGCATCTGGAGGGCGACGTGCGCTGGCGGCGGCTCTTCTCCGCCACCCGCTTCTTCCTGCGCATCGACGGCGGCGGCGGCGTGGAGGGGACGCGCTGGAGGGAGCGGCCGGGCA GCATCGTGGAGATCCGGTCGGTGCGTGTGGGCGTCGTGGCCATCCGGGCGGTGCACACCGGCTTCTACCTGGCCATGAACAAGCGGGGGAGGCTCTACGGGTCG AAGGAGTTCAGCCCCAACTGCAAGTTCACGGAGCGCATCGAAGAGAACGGCTACAACACCTACGCGTCGCTGCGCTGGCGGCACCGCGGCCGCCCCATGTTCCTCTCCCTCAATAGCAAGGGCAGGCCACAGAGAGGGGGCAAGACACGCCGGCAGCACCTCTCCACACACTTCCTCCCCATGCTCGTCAGCTGA